A genomic stretch from Pseudomonas alkylphenolica includes:
- the amaB gene encoding L-piperidine-6-carboxylate dehydrogenase — protein sequence MVDGLLDRLGVPASAYTHGNHPVHTPIDGSAIASVHLESKAQVVAKIDKAEQAFQAWRNVPAPRRGELIRLFGEVLRENKAALGELVSVEAGKITQEGLGEVQEMIDICDFAVGLSRQLYGLTIASERPGHHMRETWHPLGVVGVISAFNFPVAVWAWNTSLALVCGNAVVWKPSEKTPLTALACQALFEKALKAFGDAPEGLSQLIIGDREAGEALVDDPRVPLVSATGSTRMGREVGPRVAARFGRSILELGGNNAMILAPSADLDLAVRGILFSAVGTAGQRCTTLRRLIVHRSIKDEVVARVKAAYAKVRIGDPRKDNLVGPLIDKQAFSAMQDALARARDEGGQVFGGERQLQEQYPNAYYVSPAIAEMPAQSAVVRHETFAPILYVLAYDDFDEALRLNNEVPQGLSSCIFTTDLREAERFQSAAGSDCGIANVNIGTSGAEIGGAFGGEKETGGGRESGSDSWKAYMRRQTNTVNYSRELPLAQGIVFD from the coding sequence ATGGTTGATGGACTGCTTGACCGCCTCGGTGTCCCGGCCAGTGCCTACACCCACGGCAACCATCCCGTTCACACCCCTATCGATGGCAGCGCGATTGCCTCGGTGCACCTGGAAAGCAAAGCCCAGGTCGTGGCCAAGATCGACAAGGCCGAGCAGGCCTTCCAGGCCTGGCGCAACGTGCCGGCGCCGCGTCGCGGTGAGTTGATTCGCCTGTTTGGCGAAGTCCTGCGGGAAAACAAGGCGGCGCTGGGCGAACTGGTTTCCGTCGAAGCCGGCAAGATCACCCAGGAAGGCCTGGGTGAAGTGCAGGAAATGATCGACATCTGCGACTTCGCCGTTGGCCTGTCGCGTCAGCTGTACGGTCTGACCATCGCCTCCGAGCGTCCTGGCCACCACATGCGTGAAACCTGGCACCCGCTGGGTGTGGTCGGGGTCATCAGCGCCTTCAACTTCCCGGTTGCGGTCTGGGCCTGGAACACCTCGCTGGCGCTGGTCTGCGGCAACGCTGTGGTCTGGAAACCTTCGGAGAAGACTCCGCTCACCGCGCTGGCCTGCCAGGCGCTGTTCGAGAAAGCCCTGAAAGCCTTTGGTGATGCACCAGAAGGCCTGAGCCAGCTGATCATCGGTGATCGTGAAGCTGGTGAAGCGCTGGTCGATGACCCGCGCGTGCCGCTGGTCAGTGCCACCGGTAGCACCCGCATGGGCCGTGAAGTCGGTCCGCGGGTTGCCGCACGCTTTGGTCGCAGCATCCTCGAACTGGGTGGCAACAATGCCATGATCCTGGCGCCGAGCGCCGATCTGGACCTGGCCGTGCGCGGCATCCTGTTCAGCGCCGTCGGTACTGCCGGCCAGCGTTGCACCACCCTGCGCCGCCTGATCGTCCATCGTTCGATCAAGGACGAAGTGGTGGCGCGGGTCAAAGCCGCTTACGCCAAGGTGCGTATCGGCGATCCACGCAAAGACAACCTGGTCGGTCCGCTGATCGACAAACAGGCCTTCAGCGCCATGCAGGACGCCCTGGCCCGTGCCCGCGACGAAGGCGGCCAGGTGTTCGGTGGCGAGCGCCAGTTGCAGGAGCAATATCCGAACGCTTACTACGTGTCGCCAGCCATTGCCGAGATGCCGGCGCAAAGCGCCGTAGTGCGTCACGAGACCTTCGCGCCGATCCTTTACGTGCTGGCCTATGACGACTTCGACGAGGCCCTGCGCCTGAACAACGAAGTGCCACAAGGCCTGTCCTCGTGCATCTTCACCACTGACCTGCGTGAAGCTGAGCGCTTCCAGAGTGCGGCGGGCAGCGACTGTGGTATCGCCAACGTCAACATCGGTACCAGCGGTGCAGAAATTGGCGGTGCCTTTGGTGGCGAGAAAGAAACCGGTGGCGGCCGTGAGTCGGGCTCCGATTCGTGGAAAGCCTACATGCGTCGGCAGACCAACACGGTGAACTATTCGCGTGAGCTGCCGTTGGCTCAGGGGATTGTGTTCGACTGA
- a CDS encoding LysR family transcriptional regulator: MSKRLVPSMAALQCFEAAARHLSFTRAAEELHLTQSAVSKQVAQLEEMLRHHLFLRIRRRLQLTPAGALYLAEVNKILTQVDMSSRYILSYGEQTEVLKVATQPSFGVRWLIPHLKGFGKRHPNIHLDIRNEMEPFALLQGKADVVFFYGQGTWPGATCIELFGEEVVPVCAAELLQGRTLNDASELAELVLLQSTSRPEAWHEWFLEQGLHSAHSYHGPRFDTFYMSLSAAQSGCGVALVPRYLVAQELAEGKLIVPWQHSMRSNGAHFLAFAEHAAEVPKVRALVDWIAAELASEDQESTE; the protein is encoded by the coding sequence ATGTCCAAACGTCTGGTGCCATCGATGGCCGCCCTGCAGTGTTTCGAGGCTGCTGCCCGGCACCTGAGCTTCACCCGCGCCGCCGAAGAACTGCACCTGACCCAGAGCGCGGTGAGCAAACAGGTCGCGCAGCTTGAGGAGATGCTCCGCCATCACCTGTTCCTGCGCATCCGCCGCCGCCTGCAGCTGACACCCGCCGGCGCGCTTTACCTGGCTGAGGTCAACAAGATCCTCACCCAGGTCGACATGTCCAGCCGCTACATCCTCTCTTATGGCGAGCAAACCGAAGTATTGAAGGTAGCCACTCAACCGAGCTTTGGTGTGCGCTGGTTGATTCCGCACCTTAAAGGCTTCGGTAAGCGCCACCCCAACATCCACCTGGATATCCGCAATGAGATGGAGCCTTTCGCCTTGCTGCAGGGCAAGGCCGACGTGGTGTTCTTCTACGGCCAGGGCACCTGGCCCGGTGCGACCTGTATAGAACTGTTCGGTGAAGAGGTGGTGCCGGTCTGCGCAGCGGAATTGTTGCAGGGCCGAACCTTGAACGACGCCAGCGAACTGGCCGAGCTGGTGCTGCTGCAAAGCACTTCGCGCCCGGAAGCCTGGCATGAGTGGTTCCTCGAACAAGGCCTGCATTCGGCCCACAGCTACCACGGGCCGCGCTTCGACACCTTCTATATGAGCCTCAGTGCCGCGCAGTCCGGTTGTGGCGTGGCCCTGGTGCCACGTTACCTGGTGGCGCAGGAGCTGGCCGAAGGCAAACTGATCGTGCCCTGGCAACACAGCATGCGCAGCAATGGCGCGCATTTTCTGGCGTTTGCCGAGCATGCAGCAGAAGTGCCCAAGGTACGAGCGCTGGTCGACTGGATCGCTGCCGAGCTGGCGTCAGAAGATCAAGAATCCACGGAATGA
- the hglS gene encoding 2-oxoadipate dioxygenase/decarboxylase HglS, with protein sequence MPAQDFVSPDSIRAQFSAAMSLMYKQEVPLYGTLLSLVSEINQQVMAEQPEVAQALRWTGEIERLDQERHGAIRVGTAEELATIARLFAVMGMQPVGYYDLSSAGVPVHSTAFRAVHEQSLHISPFRVFTSLLRLELIDNPALRELARQILAKRQIFTPRALELTQQFERDGGLNADDARTFVDEALHTFRWHHDATVTAEQYQQLHDQHRLIADVVAFKGPHINHLTPRTLDIDAIQLGMPAKGIPPKAVIEGPPPRRCPILLRQTSFKALQEKVAFSDQQGAAGGSHTARFGEIEQRGAALTPKGRQLYDQLLDAARDALGGVPAEANAERYMQLLKDSFQAFPDDLAQMREQGLAYFRYFPTERGLAARGDAGRPTSLDGLIDAGHVHFEALVYEDFLPVSAAGIFQSNLGDEAQSEYGSNANRDAFEQALGKPVQDELALYAQSQQRSLQACAKALDLPGL encoded by the coding sequence ATGCCCGCTCAAGATTTCGTCAGCCCGGACAGCATTCGCGCGCAGTTCTCCGCCGCCATGTCGCTCATGTACAAACAGGAAGTGCCGCTGTACGGCACCCTGCTGTCGCTGGTGAGCGAAATCAACCAGCAGGTCATGGCCGAGCAGCCAGAGGTGGCCCAGGCCCTGCGCTGGACCGGCGAAATCGAACGCCTGGACCAGGAGCGTCATGGCGCCATCCGTGTCGGTACTGCCGAAGAGCTGGCGACCATCGCCCGCCTGTTTGCGGTGATGGGCATGCAACCGGTGGGTTATTACGACCTCAGCTCGGCCGGCGTACCGGTGCATTCCACCGCTTTTCGCGCCGTTCACGAACAATCGCTGCATATCAGCCCGTTCCGGGTTTTCACTTCGCTGTTGCGCCTGGAGCTGATCGACAACCCGGCTTTGCGCGAGCTAGCCCGGCAGATCCTCGCCAAGCGGCAGATCTTCACTCCGCGCGCTCTGGAGCTGACCCAGCAGTTCGAGCGTGATGGCGGCCTGAATGCTGATGATGCCCGCACTTTTGTTGACGAAGCCCTGCACACCTTCCGTTGGCACCACGATGCCACGGTGACTGCCGAGCAGTATCAACAGCTGCATGATCAACACCGTCTGATCGCCGATGTGGTGGCCTTCAAAGGCCCGCACATCAACCATCTGACGCCGCGCACCCTGGACATCGATGCGATCCAGCTGGGCATGCCGGCCAAAGGCATTCCACCCAAGGCGGTGATCGAAGGCCCGCCACCACGGCGCTGCCCGATCCTGCTGCGTCAAACCAGCTTCAAAGCCCTGCAGGAAAAGGTCGCGTTCAGTGATCAGCAAGGTGCTGCGGGCGGCAGTCACACCGCACGCTTTGGCGAGATCGAGCAGCGTGGTGCGGCGCTGACGCCCAAAGGGCGCCAGCTGTATGACCAACTGCTCGACGCCGCCCGCGATGCATTGGGCGGCGTACCGGCAGAAGCCAACGCCGAGCGCTACATGCAGTTGCTCAAAGACAGCTTCCAGGCGTTCCCGGATGACCTCGCGCAGATGCGTGAGCAGGGCCTGGCGTACTTCCGTTATTTCCCCACCGAGCGCGGCCTGGCTGCACGGGGCGACGCGGGGCGTCCGACGTCACTGGACGGCCTTATCGATGCCGGCCACGTGCATTTCGAAGCGTTGGTGTATGAGGACTTTTTGCCGGTCAGTGCTGCGGGGATCTTCCAGTCCAACCTGGGGGATGAGGCGCAGAGCGAGTACGGCAGCAATGCCAACCGCGATGCCTTTGAACAGGCGCTGGGCAAGCCGGTGCAGGATGAGCTCGCGCTGTATGCGCAGAGTCAGCAGCGGTCGTTGCAGGCCTGTGCCAAGGCGCTGGATTTGCCGGGGCTGTAA
- a CDS encoding LysR substrate-binding domain-containing protein: MPRRLPPLYALRAFEAAARHSSFTRAGDELSITQSAVSRHIRTLEEHFACRLFVRNGRSLQLSEAARLLLPGVREGFAALERACNTLRSEDDILRMKAPSTLTMRWLLARLSRFRHLQPGNEVQLTSAWMDVDHVDFNHEPFDCAVLLGDGHFPPDWEVVRLFSELLIPVGAPELLTEGPWDARRLAAIELLHPTPDKRDWRSWLARMGLTDKVSLKGGQVFDTLELGMIAAARGYGVSMGDLLMVAEDVAQGRLSLPWPTAVASGLDYYLVWPKTRPGGERLRRLSDFLQGEADAMDLPKVEVLR; encoded by the coding sequence ATGCCCCGTCGTTTACCGCCGTTGTATGCCTTGCGGGCCTTTGAGGCGGCTGCCCGGCACAGCTCCTTCACCCGCGCCGGGGATGAGTTATCGATCACCCAAAGCGCAGTCAGCCGTCATATCCGCACGCTGGAAGAGCATTTCGCCTGCCGTTTGTTCGTGCGCAATGGCCGCAGCCTGCAACTGAGCGAAGCGGCGCGGCTGTTGCTGCCAGGCGTACGTGAAGGCTTCGCGGCACTGGAGCGTGCCTGTAATACGCTGCGCAGCGAGGACGACATCCTGCGCATGAAAGCGCCCTCGACGCTGACCATGCGCTGGTTGCTGGCGCGCCTCAGTCGCTTTCGTCATCTACAGCCGGGCAATGAGGTGCAACTGACCAGCGCCTGGATGGATGTCGATCATGTCGATTTCAACCATGAGCCCTTTGATTGTGCGGTATTGCTTGGCGATGGGCACTTTCCGCCGGACTGGGAAGTGGTGCGGCTGTTTTCCGAGCTGCTGATTCCGGTGGGGGCCCCCGAGCTGCTGACTGAAGGGCCTTGGGACGCCAGGCGCCTGGCCGCTATCGAGCTGCTGCACCCGACACCTGACAAGCGTGACTGGCGCAGTTGGCTGGCGCGCATGGGGTTGACGGACAAGGTCTCGCTCAAGGGCGGTCAGGTGTTCGATACCCTGGAGCTTGGGATGATCGCTGCCGCGCGGGGTTACGGGGTGTCCATGGGCGATTTGCTGATGGTGGCCGAGGATGTGGCCCAGGGGCGTTTGAGCCTGCCCTGGCCGACAGCGGTGGCCAGTGGCCTGGACTATTACCTGGTGTGGCCGAAAACCCGCCCGGGGGGTGAACGGTTGCGTCGCTTGAGTGATTTTCTGCAGGGCGAGGCCGATGCGATGGACCTGCCGAAGGTGGAGGTCCTCAGGTAG
- a CDS encoding NorM family multidrug efflux MATE transporter, whose amino-acid sequence MQAAPTHELKALLRLAGPLIASQLAHMLMVLTDTLMMARISPQALAGGGLGAASYSFVSIFCLGVIAAVGTLVAIRKGAGDTVGATRLTQAGLWLAWAMALVATLALWNLEPVLLLLGQSPDNVEAAAQFLLLLPFALPGYLSFMALRGFTSAIGRSTPVMVISLVGTVANFLLNYALIEGMFGLPKLGLVGIGLVTAIVANCMAVAMALYIRWHPAYAPYPIAKGLSRPSWPALRELWRLGLPIGGTYTVEVGLFAFAALCMGVLGSTELAAHQIALQIVSTAFMIPAGLSYAVTMRVGLYYGAGNLLGARHAGRVGIGFGAAMMLMFAILFWLLPDPLVGLFLDHDDPAFADIIQLAVSLLMVAAWFELFDGVQTIAMGSIRGLKDAKTTFLVGLFCYWVIGAPAAWLLAFTLGMGAVGVWWGLALGLACAAVTLTLAFEWRMKRLLGNSGGVNKATISVI is encoded by the coding sequence ATGCAGGCCGCACCCACTCATGAACTCAAGGCCCTGTTGCGCCTGGCCGGTCCTCTGATCGCCTCGCAACTGGCGCACATGCTGATGGTGCTGACCGACACCCTGATGATGGCCCGCATCAGCCCGCAGGCCCTGGCTGGCGGTGGTCTGGGCGCGGCGAGCTATTCGTTCGTGTCGATTTTCTGTCTGGGTGTTATCGCGGCCGTCGGTACCCTGGTGGCGATTCGCAAGGGTGCCGGTGACACCGTCGGTGCCACCCGCCTGACCCAGGCCGGGTTGTGGCTGGCCTGGGCCATGGCCCTGGTGGCGACGCTGGCGCTGTGGAACCTGGAGCCGGTGCTGTTGCTGCTCGGCCAAAGCCCTGACAACGTCGAAGCGGCCGCCCAGTTCCTGCTGTTGCTGCCCTTCGCCTTGCCCGGCTACCTGAGCTTCATGGCCCTGCGCGGCTTTACCAGCGCCATCGGCCGCTCAACACCGGTGATGGTCATCAGCCTGGTCGGCACCGTGGCCAACTTCCTGCTCAACTATGCGCTGATCGAGGGCATGTTCGGCCTGCCGAAACTGGGACTGGTGGGTATCGGTCTGGTCACCGCCATCGTGGCCAACTGCATGGCCGTGGCCATGGCCCTGTATATCCGCTGGCACCCGGCTTATGCGCCCTACCCGATTGCCAAGGGCCTGAGCCGTCCGTCCTGGCCAGCCTTGCGCGAACTGTGGCGCCTGGGTCTGCCGATCGGCGGCACCTACACCGTCGAAGTCGGCCTGTTCGCCTTCGCCGCGCTGTGCATGGGTGTGCTCGGTAGCACCGAGCTTGCGGCGCACCAGATCGCCCTGCAGATCGTCTCCACGGCGTTCATGATTCCGGCGGGCCTGTCGTATGCCGTGACCATGCGTGTGGGGCTGTATTACGGTGCCGGCAACCTGCTTGGCGCACGGCACGCCGGCCGCGTCGGGATCGGTTTTGGCGCGGCGATGATGCTGATGTTCGCCATCCTGTTCTGGCTGCTGCCGGACCCGCTGGTAGGGCTGTTCCTCGACCACGATGACCCGGCCTTTGCCGACATCATCCAGTTGGCGGTGAGCCTGTTGATGGTCGCGGCGTGGTTCGAGCTGTTTGACGGCGTGCAGACCATCGCCATGGGCTCGATTCGCGGGCTCAAGGATGCCAAGACCACTTTCCTGGTCGGGCTGTTCTGCTACTGGGTGATCGGCGCCCCGGCGGCCTGGCTGCTGGCCTTCACCTTGGGCATGGGCGCAGTTGGCGTCTGGTGGGGTCTGGCACTGGGCCTGGCGTGTGCGGCGGTGACCCTGACGCTGGCGTTCGAGTGGCGGATGAAGCGCTTGCTGGGTAACTCAGGTGGTGTGAACAAGGCCACTATTTCGGTGATTTGA
- a CDS encoding putative bifunctional diguanylate cyclase/phosphodiesterase has product MSTPVEPLRLLLLADEPEWAAALRDCLTPLAGSAVLLTAPNWDAVDSLFANDRNALVLATPQLQPAPGRCILPMVLLLEHEPQVPPPGVSDWLVLDQLGPDTLRRSLRHVRERGVLEATLMRLAEQDPLTGIANRQGFQTLLAARLADNDGRGVALGHLDLDNFRRANDALGHQAGDRLILQVVGRLKSQLEAGDQVARLGSDEFALLIDTRREPQRAEWMAERITEALAEPYWVDGESLLIGCSLGVAHARAQGGADPLMWHAHIAMQQAKGTQGCTFHVFNERINRNARSLADLESELRRALRRDELELHYQPRLDMADGRIVGLEALVRWRHAERGLLPPSEFVPLAEQSGLIVPLGYWVISRALRDMQALREQGLEPLHMAVNLSFRQFQDSQLLATLSRLIIEHGVDARWLEFELTETAVMRRNDLVEKTMDALGRLGVRFSLDDFGTGFSSFVHLNSLPITLLKVDRSFVGGMEKREENRKLVHAMINLAHNLNLEVVAEGVETPEQMDLLRSFNCDQVQGFLISRPLPVDELIVFLQSGSAQRSVAL; this is encoded by the coding sequence TTGTCTACGCCTGTCGAACCCTTGCGTTTGCTCTTGCTGGCTGACGAGCCCGAATGGGCCGCCGCCTTGCGTGATTGCCTGACGCCGTTGGCGGGCAGTGCGGTGCTGTTGACCGCACCGAACTGGGACGCAGTCGACAGCCTGTTTGCCAATGACCGCAATGCCCTGGTGCTGGCCACCCCGCAACTGCAGCCAGCGCCTGGCCGCTGCATCTTGCCGATGGTGTTGCTGCTTGAGCATGAACCGCAGGTGCCACCGCCGGGTGTCAGCGACTGGCTGGTACTTGACCAGCTCGGCCCCGATACCTTGCGCCGCAGCCTGCGCCATGTGCGCGAGCGCGGAGTGCTGGAGGCCACCCTGATGCGCCTGGCCGAACAGGATCCGCTGACCGGTATCGCCAACCGCCAGGGCTTTCAGACCCTGCTGGCCGCACGCCTGGCCGACAATGACGGGCGTGGGGTGGCCCTCGGTCACCTGGACCTGGATAACTTTCGCCGGGCCAACGATGCGCTTGGCCATCAGGCCGGTGACCGGTTGATCCTGCAGGTGGTCGGGCGCCTGAAAAGCCAGCTTGAGGCCGGCGACCAGGTGGCCCGTCTGGGTAGCGATGAATTCGCTCTGCTGATCGACACGCGCCGCGAGCCACAACGCGCTGAATGGATGGCTGAACGTATTACCGAGGCCCTGGCCGAACCCTACTGGGTCGATGGCGAGAGCCTGTTGATCGGCTGCAGCCTGGGTGTCGCCCATGCCCGTGCCCAAGGCGGTGCGGACCCGCTGATGTGGCACGCGCACATTGCCATGCAACAGGCCAAGGGTACTCAGGGCTGCACCTTCCATGTCTTCAACGAACGCATCAACCGCAACGCGCGCAGCCTCGCCGATCTGGAAAGCGAGTTACGCCGCGCCTTGCGTCGCGACGAACTGGAGTTGCACTACCAGCCACGCCTGGACATGGCCGACGGACGTATTGTCGGCCTGGAGGCACTGGTGCGCTGGCGTCACGCCGAGCGCGGTTTGCTGCCGCCCAGCGAGTTTGTCCCGCTGGCCGAGCAGAGCGGGTTGATCGTGCCGTTGGGCTACTGGGTGATTTCCCGCGCCTTGCGCGACATGCAGGCACTGCGTGAACAGGGCCTGGAGCCGCTGCACATGGCGGTGAACCTGTCGTTCCGCCAGTTTCAGGACAGTCAACTGCTGGCCACCTTGAGCCGCTTGATCATCGAGCATGGCGTCGATGCCCGCTGGCTGGAGTTCGAGCTCACCGAAACCGCGGTGATGCGCCGCAACGATCTGGTCGAGAAGACCATGGACGCCCTGGGTCGCCTGGGGGTGCGGTTTTCTCTCGATGACTTCGGTACCGGTTTTTCCTCCTTCGTCCACCTCAACAGCCTGCCGATCACCTTGCTCAAGGTCGATCGCAGCTTTGTCGGTGGCATGGAAAAGCGTGAAGAGAACCGCAAGCTGGTCCACGCCATGATCAACCTGGCGCACAACCTCAACCTGGAGGTGGTGGCTGAAGGGGTGGAAACGCCGGAGCAGATGGACCTGCTGCGCAGCTTCAACTGTGATCAGGTACAGGGTTTCCTGATCAGTCGGCCGCTGCCGGTTGATGAGTTGATAGTGTTTTTGCAGAGCGGGTCGGCGCAGCGGTCGGTGGCTTTGTAG
- the rep gene encoding DNA helicase Rep gives MSRLNPRQQEAVNYVGGPLLVLAGAGSGKTSVITRKIAHLIQNCGIRAQYIVAMTFTNKAAREMKERVGTLLRKGEGRGLTVSTFHNLGLNIIRKEHQRLGYKPGFSIFDETDVKALMTDIMQKEYSGDDGVDEIKNMIGAWKNDLILPPEALEKARNPKEQTAAIVYAHYQRTLKAFNAVDFDDLILLPVKLFEEHADILEKWQNKVRYLLVDEYQDTNASQYLLVKMLIGTRNQFTVVGDDDQSIYAWRGARPENLMLLKEDYPSLKVVMLEQNYRSTSRILRCANVLISNNPHAFEKQLWSEMGHGDEIRVIRCKNEESEAERVAMEILSLHLRTDRPYSDFAILYRGNYQAKLIELKLQHHQVPYRLSGGNSFFGRQEVKDLMAYFRLLVNPDDDNAYLRVINVPRREIGSTTLEKLGNYATERKISMYAASEELGLGEHLDSRFTDRLQRFKRWMDKVREQVALEDPIAALRGMVTDIDYENWIRTNSSSDKAADFRMGNVWFLIEALKNTLEKDEDGEMTIEEAIGKLVLRDMLERQQEEEDGAEGVQMMTLHASKGLEFPYVFIMGMEEEILPHRSSIEADTIEEERRLAYVGITRARQTLAFTFAAKRKQYGEIIDCAPSRFLDELPDDDLAWEGLDDAPTEVKAARGNNALADIRAMLKR, from the coding sequence ATGTCCCGACTCAATCCCCGGCAACAAGAAGCCGTGAACTACGTCGGCGGCCCTCTTTTGGTGCTCGCCGGTGCCGGTTCCGGCAAGACCAGCGTGATCACCCGCAAAATCGCGCACCTGATCCAGAATTGCGGCATCCGTGCGCAGTACATCGTGGCCATGACCTTCACCAACAAGGCCGCACGGGAGATGAAAGAGCGGGTCGGCACCCTGTTGCGCAAAGGCGAGGGGCGCGGCCTGACCGTGTCGACCTTTCACAACCTGGGCCTGAACATCATCCGCAAGGAACATCAGCGACTGGGCTACAAGCCGGGTTTCTCGATCTTCGACGAGACCGACGTCAAAGCGCTGATGACCGACATCATGCAAAAGGAATACTCGGGCGACGACGGTGTCGACGAGATCAAGAACATGATCGGCGCCTGGAAAAACGACCTGATCCTGCCGCCCGAGGCCCTGGAAAAGGCGCGCAATCCCAAGGAGCAGACCGCTGCCATCGTTTACGCCCACTACCAGCGCACGCTCAAGGCGTTCAACGCGGTGGACTTCGACGACCTGATCCTGCTGCCGGTGAAGCTGTTCGAGGAACACGCCGACATCCTGGAAAAATGGCAGAACAAGGTGCGCTACCTGCTGGTGGACGAATACCAGGACACCAACGCCAGCCAGTATTTGCTGGTGAAAATGCTGATCGGCACGCGCAACCAGTTCACCGTGGTCGGTGACGACGACCAGTCGATCTACGCCTGGCGTGGCGCGCGCCCGGAAAACCTGATGTTGCTCAAAGAGGATTACCCGTCGCTGAAGGTGGTGATGCTCGAGCAGAACTACCGCTCCACCAGCCGCATCCTGCGCTGCGCCAACGTGCTGATCTCGAACAACCCGCATGCGTTCGAGAAGCAGCTGTGGAGCGAGATGGGCCACGGTGACGAGATCCGTGTGATCCGCTGCAAGAACGAGGAGTCCGAGGCCGAACGGGTGGCCATGGAAATCCTCAGCCTGCACCTGCGCACCGACCGCCCTTACAGCGATTTCGCCATCCTCTACCGCGGCAACTACCAGGCCAAGCTGATCGAACTGAAGCTGCAGCACCATCAGGTGCCGTACCGTCTGTCCGGCGGCAACAGCTTCTTCGGACGCCAGGAAGTAAAAGACCTGATGGCCTACTTCCGCTTGCTGGTGAACCCGGACGACGATAACGCTTACCTGCGGGTGATCAACGTACCGCGCCGGGAAATCGGCTCGACCACCCTGGAAAAGCTCGGCAACTACGCCACCGAACGCAAGATCTCGATGTACGCCGCCAGCGAGGAGCTGGGCCTGGGCGAGCATCTGGACAGCCGCTTCACCGACCGTCTGCAGCGCTTCAAGCGCTGGATGGACAAGGTCCGCGAGCAGGTTGCCCTGGAAGATCCGATTGCCGCCCTGCGTGGCATGGTCACCGACATCGACTACGAAAACTGGATTCGCACCAACAGTTCCAGCGACAAGGCCGCGGACTTTCGCATGGGTAACGTCTGGTTCCTGATCGAGGCGTTGAAAAACACCCTGGAGAAGGACGAAGACGGTGAGATGACCATCGAGGAAGCCATCGGCAAGCTGGTCCTGCGTGACATGCTCGAACGTCAGCAGGAGGAAGAAGACGGTGCCGAGGGCGTGCAGATGATGACCCTGCATGCCTCCAAGGGCCTGGAATTCCCCTACGTGTTCATCATGGGCATGGAGGAAGAGATTCTTCCGCACCGTTCCAGCATCGAAGCCGACACCATCGAAGAAGAACGGCGTCTGGCCTACGTGGGCATTACCCGCGCACGCCAGACCCTGGCCTTCACCTTTGCGGCCAAGCGCAAGCAGTACGGCGAGATCATCGATTGCGCGCCGAGCCGCTTCCTTGACGAGCTGCCCGACGATGACCTGGCCTGGGAAGGCCTGGACGATGCGCCCACCGAAGTGAAGGCGGCGCGCGGCAATAATGCACTGGCCGATATCCGCGCCATGCTGAAACGTTAG
- a CDS encoding xanthine phosphoribosyltransferase — MEALHQKIREEGIVLSDQVLKVDAFLNHQIDPALMQLIGDEFARLYADSGVTKIVTIEASGIAPAVMTGLKLGVPVIFARKHQSLTLTENLLTASVYSFTKQTENTVAISPRHLNSSDRVLVIDDFLANGKASQALISIIKQAGATVAGLGIVIEKSFQGGRAELDSQGYRVESLARVKSLKDGVVTFIE, encoded by the coding sequence GTGGAAGCACTGCACCAGAAGATTCGCGAAGAAGGCATCGTGCTTTCCGATCAGGTTCTCAAAGTCGATGCGTTTCTCAACCATCAGATCGACCCTGCGCTGATGCAACTGATTGGCGACGAGTTCGCCCGGCTGTACGCCGACTCCGGCGTCACCAAGATCGTCACCATCGAAGCCTCGGGTATCGCCCCGGCAGTGATGACCGGCCTGAAGCTGGGTGTCCCGGTGATTTTCGCGCGCAAGCACCAGTCGCTGACCCTGACCGAGAACCTGCTGACCGCCTCGGTGTACTCCTTCACCAAGCAGACCGAAAACACCGTGGCGATCTCCCCGCGCCACCTGAACAGCAGCGACCGCGTGCTGGTGATCGACGACTTCCTGGCCAACGGCAAAGCCTCCCAGGCGCTGATCTCGATCATCAAGCAAGCGGGCGCCACCGTTGCCGGCCTGGGTATCGTCATCGAGAAGTCGTTCCAGGGTGGCCGTGCCGAGCTGGACAGCCAGGGCTACCGCGTTGAATCGCTGGCTCGGGTCAAGTCGCTGAAGGATGGCGTGGTTACTTTCATCGAGTAA